In the Quercus lobata isolate SW786 chromosome 5, ValleyOak3.0 Primary Assembly, whole genome shotgun sequence genome, one interval contains:
- the LOC115992564 gene encoding equilibrative nucleotide transporter 3-like, with the protein MTIAVKTETPTRLEGKHRAMVVCFFLGLGSLVSWNSMLTIGDYYYQLFPKYHPSRVLTLVYQPFALGTMAILAYNESKINTRKRNIFGYTLFFASTLLVLALDFATSGKGGIGPFIGLCVLSACFGVADAHVQGGMLGDLSFMCPEFIQSFLGGLAASGALASGLRLLTKVSFEKTHNGLRKGATLFLAISTFFEFLCILLYAIVFAKLPIVKYYRKKAASEGSKTVSSDLAAAGIQTNSNQGDEDDTKQLERLSNKQLFFQNIDYAIGLFLIYVLTLSIIPGFLYENTGTHGLGSWYAPVLIAMYNVWDLISRYIPLIESLKLESRKGLMIAILSRFLFIPAFYFCSKYGDEGWMILLTSLLGVSNGYLTVCVLTVAPKGYKGPEQNALGNLLVLCLLCGLFAGVALDWLWLIGKGGF; encoded by the exons ATGACTATTGCTGTAAAAACTGAGACTCCAACAAGGCTTGAG GGAAAGCATAGAGCAATGGTAGTTTGTTTCTTTCTCGGGCTTGGGTCTCTTGTGTCATGGAATAGTATGCTGACAATTGGAGATTACTACTATCAGTTGTTCCCA AAATACCATCCTTCAAGGGTACTTACGCTTGTTTATCAACCATTCGCGCTTGGAACAATGGCGATACTAGCATACAATGAATCAAAGATAAATACCAGGAAGCGCAACATATTTGGATACACTCTTTTCTTTGCAAGCACTTTGTTAGTCTTAGCT TTGGATTTCGCCACATCAGGGAAAGGTGGAATTGGACCTTTTATTGGTTTATGTGTGCTTTCTGCTTGTTTTGGAGTTGCAGATGCCCATGTTCAAGGTGGAATGCTTGGAGACTTGTCTTTCATGTGCCCTGAATTCATTCAG TCTTTCCTTGGGGGTCTAGCTGCATCAGGGGCTCTGGCCTCTGGTTTGAGGCTACTCACAAAAGTATCCTTTGAGAAAACTCATAATGGGCTTCGCAAGGGGGCTA CACTGTTCCTTGCAATTTCCACATTCTTTGAGTTTCTGTGTATTCTCCTCTATGCAATTGTCTTCGCTAAACTGCCAATAGTGAAGTACTATCGCAAAAAGGCAGCATCAGAAGGATCAAAAACTGTATCATCTGACCTTGCTGCTGCTGGCATCCAAACAAACTCAAACCAAGGA GATGAAGATGACACGAAACAACTAGAGCGCTTGAGCAATAAGCAATTGTTCTTTCAGAATATAGATTATGCAATTGGCCTATTTCTGATATATGTGTTAACATTGTCAATTATCCCCGGCTTCTTGTATGAAAATACTGGAACACATGGGCTAGGCTCATG GTATGCACCTGTTCTGATTGCAATGTACAATGTCTGGGATCTGATATCAAGATACATTCCTCTCATTGAAAGCCTGAAGTTAGAATCAAGGAAAGGCCTTATGATCGCAATTCTTTCTCGTTTCTTATTTATCCCAGCATTCTACTTTTGCTCAAAATATGGCGATGAGGGATGGATGATCCTGCTGACATCCTTATTAGGAGTATCTAATGGCTACCTTACTGTCTGTGTCCTTACAGTGGCACCCAAAGGTTACAAG GGACCTGAGCAAAATGCTTTGGGCAATTTGCTTGTGTTGTGTCTTTTATGTGGTTTATTTGCAGGAGTAGCTCTTGATTGGTTGTGGCTCATAGGTAAAGGGGGGTTTTAA